The proteins below are encoded in one region of Paenibacillus albus:
- a CDS encoding Ger(x)C family spore germination protein has translation MKILRPLLVCGLMSLLLTGCWGAKEIEHLYYVNSIGLDYVDGKVVFYTQLLSFGNIAKKEAGAGTNKELISIGKGEGRTIDDAGFDLYRSTQEKLSWSHVKALVFTKAALRPEIIHGILEQMNRYYEFRYTIWTMVTTGSIEDIFNASPLQNTSSIYSQLDNPLDRYSQSSFVAPLYFYKFIWKWEEEGQTLLLPALSVTEDHWMEDKKSSSQVQQAGICALQNKQLRGCFKHNDVRGLRWMEKKTVRTPLLLQIKQKPIAMMVVSKIKPSIEPKLSGSNLVFNIKVKAQGAITEQENPATEKEMTDLAAKEIRKQIKSTYLIGLQSGADLLGLSNSLYRSNPKAWYRLKKEGTLPLKPESLGKIEVSVGLSDVGIAKILKK, from the coding sequence GTGAAGATATTACGACCATTATTGGTCTGTGGACTCATGTCCCTATTGCTAACCGGATGCTGGGGGGCCAAAGAAATTGAACATCTCTATTATGTCAATTCGATTGGGCTTGATTATGTGGATGGCAAAGTCGTGTTTTATACTCAACTCCTTAGTTTTGGTAATATTGCGAAGAAAGAAGCCGGGGCGGGAACGAACAAGGAGCTGATTTCCATTGGTAAGGGTGAAGGAAGGACCATAGACGATGCGGGCTTTGATCTCTATAGATCAACGCAGGAAAAGCTATCCTGGAGCCATGTTAAAGCATTGGTGTTTACAAAAGCTGCACTTCGGCCGGAAATCATTCATGGCATTTTGGAACAAATGAACAGGTATTACGAGTTTCGGTATACCATTTGGACGATGGTCACCACGGGATCGATAGAAGATATTTTCAACGCATCTCCATTACAAAATACCTCGTCTATTTATTCGCAATTAGATAATCCGCTTGACCGATATTCTCAAAGCTCGTTCGTAGCCCCTTTATATTTTTACAAATTCATTTGGAAATGGGAGGAAGAGGGGCAAACCTTGCTTTTGCCCGCATTAAGCGTCACTGAGGATCACTGGATGGAGGATAAGAAGTCTTCATCACAAGTACAGCAAGCAGGGATATGCGCCCTTCAAAATAAACAATTGAGGGGATGTTTTAAGCATAACGATGTCAGGGGCCTGAGATGGATGGAGAAAAAAACTGTTCGGACCCCTTTACTGCTTCAGATCAAACAAAAGCCGATTGCTATGATGGTTGTGTCGAAAATTAAACCTTCCATCGAGCCCAAGTTATCGGGGAGTAATCTGGTCTTTAACATTAAGGTCAAAGCACAAGGCGCGATTACAGAGCAGGAGAATCCTGCTACGGAGAAAGAAATGACGGATCTCGCTGCCAAGGAAATAAGGAAGCAGATCAAGAGCACATATCTGATCGGGCTTCAATCAGGTGCAGATCTTCTTGGTCTATCCAATTCGCTCTACCGGTCCAATCCGAAAGCGTGGTATCGGTTGAAGAAAGAAGGCACACTCCCATTAAAACCTGAATCTTTAGGCAAGATTGAGGTGAGTGTAGGTTTAAGTGATGTGGGAATCGCTAAGATATTGAAAAAATAA
- a CDS encoding spore germination protein, whose protein sequence is MRQTKGQPDVMKDEKARKLQQLFEDCSDVQFNNLIVTKKDGATSELLLIYCEGLCDANRIHQYFIPHLIDMFKQHSISNDAELRQHLPFQLSPMPQEWDAGLIMTQIFNGELLVYFYDTASMYAWNIANVPQRTTEETNAEISIRGPRDGFIEEAKINVALIRKRLKTNELAVEEYTIGTQTQTRTMLLYLKDSINPVIVEQIKSKLAGIQVKGLTSSTQLEELLVGYTGFSKFMYTGRPDFAVNSLMHGRFVIVVEGSPTVIIGPINLTFLFNTSEDAFTLNWFVMFTRMLRLFGVFLSVFLPGFWIALLTYHQDQLPLTLLATLVTSRQGVPLPAPLEALVMILLFELFREAGMRLPSSIGQTISVVGGLIVGQAAISAGMTAPGILVVVAISVLASFTLVNQNMVGLVSLLRLIVLVISGILGLYGLLICILTIAIYMVNLESFGVKYLSPIAPISIRDLYKILFRMPWGKKEETPHFFNKTGDDKP, encoded by the coding sequence ATGAGACAAACGAAGGGTCAGCCGGATGTTATGAAGGATGAAAAAGCTCGAAAGCTACAGCAGCTGTTCGAAGACTGCAGCGACGTACAGTTTAACAATTTGATTGTTACGAAAAAGGATGGAGCCACATCCGAATTACTCCTCATCTATTGTGAGGGGTTATGCGACGCGAATCGGATTCATCAGTATTTTATTCCCCATCTGATCGACATGTTTAAGCAGCACTCCATTTCAAACGACGCGGAGCTAAGGCAGCACCTGCCTTTCCAACTTAGCCCTATGCCGCAAGAATGGGATGCAGGGCTCATCATGACTCAAATCTTCAATGGCGAATTATTGGTTTATTTTTATGACACAGCTTCTATGTATGCCTGGAATATAGCCAATGTACCGCAAAGGACAACCGAGGAAACAAATGCTGAAATTTCGATAAGAGGTCCTCGAGATGGTTTTATTGAAGAAGCGAAGATCAATGTCGCATTAATTAGAAAGAGACTAAAGACGAATGAACTAGCCGTAGAAGAGTATACGATCGGTACGCAGACGCAGACGAGAACCATGCTGCTTTATTTGAAAGATTCCATTAATCCCGTCATTGTAGAGCAGATTAAATCAAAGCTGGCTGGTATACAGGTAAAAGGCTTGACCAGCAGTACACAGTTGGAGGAGCTGTTGGTCGGTTATACGGGATTCTCGAAGTTTATGTATACGGGTAGACCGGATTTCGCGGTGAACTCGCTCATGCACGGCAGGTTTGTCATTGTAGTCGAAGGCTCGCCAACGGTGATCATTGGGCCTATTAATCTTACCTTTCTGTTTAATACCTCCGAAGATGCCTTTACATTGAATTGGTTTGTCATGTTTACACGTATGCTTAGGTTATTCGGCGTCTTTCTTTCCGTGTTTCTCCCCGGATTCTGGATCGCGCTGCTTACCTATCATCAGGATCAGCTCCCGTTGACTTTGCTCGCGACACTTGTGACTTCTAGACAAGGCGTTCCACTGCCTGCTCCTCTCGAAGCCTTAGTCATGATCCTTCTATTCGAATTGTTTCGGGAAGCAGGCATGCGCTTGCCATCCTCCATCGGACAGACAATATCCGTTGTAGGCGGATTGATCGTTGGACAGGCGGCCATTAGTGCTGGTATGACGGCACCGGGTATTCTTGTGGTAGTCGCAATCTCGGTCTTAGCATCGTTTACGTTGGTGAATCAAAATATGGTCGGCCTTGTTAGCTTGCTGCGATTAATCGTATTGGTGATTAGCGGCATACTGGGTTTGTATGGATTATTGATTTGCATTTTGACTATTGCCATCTATATGGTCAATCTGGAATCGTTTGGCGTCAAATATTTAAGTCCTATAGCCCCAATCAGTATCCGTGATCTTTACAAGATTTTGTTCCGAATGCCTTGGGGGAAGAAGGAGGAAACTCCTCACTTCTTCAATAAAACCGGAGATGATAAACCGTGA